Proteins encoded within one genomic window of Candidatus Syntrophocurvum alkaliphilum:
- a CDS encoding UvrD-helicase domain-containing protein, which translates to MVDICKKYDVNEEQANALDIFANTALRAGAGSGKTRVLTKRFIRLLLESPDIELSDIVAITFTRKAATEMKDRIREELTKYMESSSSEAERKRLAELRLLISTANIDTIHGFCGKLLRDNYYLLGLDPLFAVTEEVDAKMKLSELSEELINEYTANLENEEKLNVIIENYSTNIINELKGSVISAYKSLKELGIPIIRENILLDVNDLNNPTTVLEIVAAEIIVELDKIYSDYKRRENYLDFNDLEVLSLELLQNEDVCNSYFSKIKYLLVDEFQDVNPLQKKIIDKLTFREGIIPKGRLFLVGDYKQSIYGFRGADYKVFNDACSQILACGKVEHLSTCYRSTPNIINAVNKVFNHLLNPYESLNRPSDKVKPGAKVELITYEKETIKEKKAITRWERVKKLIADDKNLDEFEEALNAQYEKSNISSKKDYQGVIIAGRIKNLVDEGFDYKDIAILMRSRTNLKTIENALEKESIPFCVLGGLGFWNRQEIMDILTLYSLIFEPHDRLKLFSILRSPIFGFSDDMLLSMAGLMRSKEEGNIINLLSYFESEADDKWIVTRAKDIFAKLLPLGGIENAKNLFNQILLHTDYMEILASIPHGDKKLRNLEKLINIIDEYEQKGVYSASEFPDYIKMLQESSGMDSEAFIDNEDSNAVKILTIHASKGLQFPAVLIPDMDSNIDSISKRNKQILRVNNDGLVTAIGLNDKMETDRDVNEYYKEIYQTKLEQEIEESRRVFYVAATRSEKFLAFIGQNLELKDEELKDQNSFMKQLLWVLATKGEIPEILRVNGEELILADKKVVNYPEELIRQNQDLIKNQLHKNPKLLPPLIKPYSKEAEGILNASMWLNYRNCPRKYYYTYIAGISNNIIVSEQVEIYRGYDDVGISGADMGLLVHQLLEELDSKDFTVDTAINKVATKYKDEINIPEDKILFDKLIDGFIQIEKDKENNHRIETYQEFTFRVPIKKNLYLGGVIDRVDVYKKDDKLTATIIDYKTNKINDENELREKAKFYEQQLLAYAWSLSQIPFYKGNIIPIDEVSLYFLSLGKEITIKVDMENLEHIKNELITVSSWLLGNKVLEDYPCQTTNLCKFCEYSSFCAS; encoded by the coding sequence ATGGTAGATATATGTAAGAAATATGATGTTAATGAAGAACAAGCTAATGCTTTAGATATATTTGCAAATACTGCTTTGCGTGCTGGTGCAGGATCAGGAAAGACTAGAGTATTGACTAAGCGTTTTATTAGACTTCTTTTAGAAAGTCCTGATATAGAGCTTAGTGATATAGTTGCAATAACCTTTACTCGTAAAGCGGCAACTGAAATGAAGGATAGGATACGTGAAGAGCTTACTAAATACATGGAAAGTAGTAGTTCTGAAGCAGAAAGAAAGAGGTTAGCAGAATTAAGGCTGTTAATATCTACAGCTAATATTGATACTATACATGGTTTTTGTGGAAAGCTTTTAAGGGATAATTATTACTTGCTAGGATTAGACCCTTTGTTTGCAGTAACGGAGGAAGTAGATGCAAAGATGAAGCTTTCAGAGTTATCGGAAGAATTAATAAATGAATATACTGCAAATCTAGAAAATGAAGAAAAGCTTAATGTTATTATAGAAAACTATTCAACTAATATAATAAATGAGCTTAAAGGTTCAGTTATCAGTGCTTACAAGTCTTTGAAAGAATTAGGTATACCTATTATCAGGGAAAATATACTTTTAGATGTGAATGATTTAAATAATCCAACTACTGTATTAGAAATAGTAGCAGCTGAAATTATAGTAGAGTTAGATAAAATCTATAGTGATTATAAACGGAGAGAAAACTATTTAGATTTTAATGATTTAGAGGTTTTATCATTAGAGCTACTACAGAATGAAGATGTCTGTAATAGTTATTTTTCTAAAATTAAGTATTTGTTAGTAGATGAGTTTCAAGATGTTAATCCTTTGCAAAAAAAGATTATTGATAAGCTAACTTTTAGAGAAGGTATTATACCAAAAGGTAGATTATTTTTAGTAGGTGATTATAAACAATCTATTTATGGTTTTAGAGGTGCTGATTATAAGGTTTTTAATGATGCTTGTAGTCAGATTTTAGCTTGTGGGAAAGTAGAGCATCTTTCTACATGCTATCGCAGTACACCTAATATTATAAATGCAGTAAACAAGGTTTTTAATCATTTGCTTAATCCGTATGAGTCTTTAAACCGTCCTTCTGATAAAGTAAAGCCTGGTGCTAAGGTGGAGCTAATAACATATGAAAAAGAAACCATAAAGGAAAAGAAAGCTATTACTAGGTGGGAAAGAGTTAAGAAATTAATTGCTGATGATAAAAATTTAGATGAGTTTGAGGAAGCTTTAAATGCTCAATATGAGAAGTCAAATATTTCGAGTAAAAAGGACTATCAAGGTGTTATCATAGCAGGGAGAATCAAAAATCTTGTTGATGAAGGTTTTGATTACAAAGATATTGCAATACTTATGCGTAGTAGAACTAACTTAAAGACCATAGAAAATGCTTTAGAAAAGGAAAGCATACCATTTTGCGTTTTAGGGGGATTAGGCTTTTGGAATAGGCAGGAAATAATGGATATATTAACATTATATTCACTTATTTTTGAGCCACATGATAGGTTAAAGCTATTTTCTATTCTTAGGTCACCTATTTTTGGTTTTTCTGATGATATGCTTTTAAGTATGGCGGGGTTAATGCGCTCCAAAGAAGAGGGGAATATAATTAATCTTCTAAGTTATTTTGAAAGTGAAGCAGATGATAAGTGGATTGTTACTAGAGCTAAAGATATCTTTGCTAAACTTTTGCCCTTAGGTGGAATAGAAAATGCTAAAAATTTATTTAATCAAATATTATTACATACTGATTATATGGAGATTTTAGCATCAATACCACATGGAGATAAAAAGCTACGCAATTTAGAAAAACTAATAAACATAATAGATGAATATGAACAAAAAGGAGTTTATTCTGCTAGTGAGTTTCCAGATTATATTAAAATGCTGCAAGAATCATCCGGTATGGATTCAGAGGCTTTTATAGATAATGAAGATAGTAATGCAGTAAAGATTTTAACGATTCATGCTTCTAAAGGATTGCAATTTCCAGCAGTTTTAATCCCAGATATGGATTCTAATATTGACAGCATTTCTAAGAGAAATAAACAAATTCTACGGGTTAATAATGATGGTTTAGTAACTGCTATTGGTTTAAATGATAAGATGGAAACTGATAGAGATGTAAATGAATACTATAAAGAGATTTATCAAACTAAATTAGAACAAGAAATAGAGGAGAGTAGAAGAGTCTTTTATGTTGCTGCTACTAGATCGGAAAAGTTTTTGGCTTTTATAGGTCAAAACCTAGAATTAAAAGATGAAGAGTTAAAAGACCAAAATAGTTTTATGAAACAACTATTGTGGGTTTTAGCCACTAAGGGAGAAATACCTGAAATATTACGGGTGAATGGTGAGGAGCTTATTCTTGCTGATAAAAAAGTTGTTAACTATCCAGAAGAACTTATAAGGCAAAATCAAGATTTAATTAAAAACCAATTGCACAAAAATCCTAAACTATTACCACCTTTAATAAAACCATACTCTAAGGAAGCTGAAGGCATTTTGAATGCTTCAATGTGGTTGAATTATCGTAATTGTCCACGCAAGTATTACTATACTTATATTGCCGGTATTTCAAATAATATTATAGTATCAGAACAAGTAGAAATCTATAGAGGTTATGACGATGTAGGTATTAGTGGCGCAGATATGGGCTTATTAGTACATCAACTATTAGAGGAATTAGATTCAAAAGATTTTACTGTTGATACTGCTATAAATAAAGTTGCAACTAAATACAAAGACGAAATTAATATACCTGAAGATAAAATATTATTTGATAAATTAATAGATGGATTTATACAAATTGAAAAAGATAAAGAAAATAACCATAGGATAGAGACGTATCAAGAGTTTACTTTTAGAGTACCTATTAAAAAAAACCTATACCTTGGTGGAGTTATTGATAGAGTAGATGTTTATAAAAAAGATGATAAACTAACTGCTACTATTATTGATTACAAAACCAATAAAATAAATGATGAAAATGAGTTAAGGGAAAAAGCTAAGTTTTATGAACAACAGCTTTTAGCATATGCTTGGAGTTTATCCCAAATACCGTTTTATAAAGGTAATATTATACCAATAGATGAAGTGAGTTTGTATTTTCTAAGCTTAGGTAAGGAAATAACAATAAAAGTTGATATGGAGAATTTAGAGCACATTAAAAATGAATTGATAACTGTTTCATCATGGTTATTAGGTAATAAAGTTTTAGAAGATTATCCTTGCCAAACAACAAATCTTTGCAAGTTTTGTGAGTATAGTAGTTTTTGTGCTAGTTAA
- a CDS encoding PD-(D/E)XK nuclease family protein, whose amino-acid sequence MNKLYLGNFHSNMRKELVIKCADSIRNGMKAIYILPSREAMFDVRELFIKELGGLYNCYILTFTDLEEMLTTDLIRKNNVLSEYEVGLVIRKILEKQPKNFLFNRVKAKSGFISGVKQTIRKLKRLHISPEELNEKALGIDGTLGVKLKAIAKIYKDYENYKKGMSVYDLDDFSVLALNQVQNSKILDETRMLVIDGFINIDPVDVNLIKEMINRTDIDIHINVPFKNEYNMDFIYSEIIKDFSNLDFKVEVISSDKPYINPDLRCISQQIYSNKRDLEVLKSSVIISKSPCIDYEIRQTAREIKKLLIEKMAKPDDIAVFCNNNDEYSEKVKDVFDEYGLPININQRNNLLTVPLIKDILCVLRLRVKDYIADSFVTLLTSKYILPKQIQSSDYYESSLFRKLAKKVINEHEPEDYFDFFKQLLVEECSLEDIPVELEDYFNVFDEFNPENTDGQVEALQEFIKVLSNLDLRNQLTYLYEEGVISQDVFIRDLTALQGFEKVIKNLINTWVRFEPIKPVEWLDSLHKELVKLLSEEQTGLNNRDYGGVKFLNPDLARGQDYDTVFILGINEGIFPSSGNGNYLFNADEILELAKLNINLGTPLWELQREKIRFNACLATARNRLNVSYRVTDENGALMIPSGFINDFTAILTEECCEKVTFYSVSMRKRMRYNVEPASKVEAIRKLNTNLWNNGDVQLINEYAWLDSSFKEKLLYSSRAAYMEISREFNPVFDEFDGRLNNPKLSQQDAWYGFSPSQLNSYVYCPFRYFAERVLNLDDDEQEPLSGLSIGLLYHEVLKQYYEGKDDPEEVDIERLQAVFDSVEKDFDYGNQPQIVKDYYRSELFNTIKAFIYHDADNLTRYFEATGFRLKPVLLEKFFQIYLGDNKIRGVADRVDLEFDDTGSFTGRYIIYDYKKGNVKTIKECIETEDFQLPIYYAAFDNYIKKEYAVSKTECIALLYYSIEKLEWKGIIRKDMKLALFEKRKRPQLIDENNMYVLLEWVEGEVLKTIDEIKKGFFSPKECPATYFVCPYNGMCRYDKIRFEGKGV is encoded by the coding sequence TTGAATAAGTTATACCTTGGCAATTTCCATAGTAATATGCGAAAAGAATTAGTAATAAAGTGTGCTGATAGTATCAGAAATGGCATGAAAGCTATATATATTCTTCCTTCAAGAGAGGCAATGTTTGATGTAAGGGAGTTGTTTATAAAGGAGCTAGGTGGTTTATACAACTGCTATATTTTAACCTTTACTGATTTAGAAGAAATGCTAACTACAGATTTAATTAGAAAAAATAATGTTCTTTCAGAATACGAAGTTGGATTAGTGATAAGAAAAATACTAGAAAAACAGCCTAAAAATTTTCTTTTTAATAGGGTTAAAGCTAAATCAGGCTTTATTAGTGGTGTAAAACAAACTATTAGAAAACTAAAAAGATTACATATTAGTCCAGAAGAATTGAATGAAAAGGCATTAGGTATAGATGGGACTTTAGGAGTAAAGTTAAAAGCCATAGCAAAGATATATAAGGATTATGAGAATTATAAAAAAGGTATGAGTGTTTATGACTTAGATGATTTTTCTGTGCTTGCCTTAAATCAGGTGCAAAATTCTAAAATACTGGATGAAACTAGGATGCTTGTTATAGATGGGTTTATAAATATCGATCCAGTTGATGTTAATCTTATAAAAGAGATGATAAATAGAACTGATATAGATATACATATTAATGTTCCCTTTAAAAATGAGTATAATATGGATTTTATATATAGTGAGATTATTAAAGATTTCTCAAATCTTGATTTTAAGGTTGAAGTTATTAGTAGTGACAAGCCTTATATTAATCCTGATTTAAGATGTATAAGTCAGCAGATATATTCTAATAAACGAGATTTAGAAGTATTAAAATCAAGTGTTATTATAAGCAAAAGTCCTTGTATAGATTATGAAATACGGCAAACGGCTAGAGAGATTAAAAAGTTATTAATTGAAAAAATGGCTAAACCAGATGATATAGCTGTTTTTTGCAATAATAATGATGAATATAGTGAAAAAGTAAAAGATGTTTTTGATGAATATGGACTACCTATAAATATTAATCAGCGTAATAATCTACTAACTGTTCCCCTAATAAAGGATATACTGTGTGTTTTAAGACTAAGGGTTAAGGATTACATTGCTGATTCATTTGTTACTCTTTTAACTTCTAAATATATTTTACCTAAACAAATACAATCTAGTGATTATTACGAAAGTAGTTTATTTAGAAAGTTGGCTAAAAAGGTTATAAATGAGCATGAACCAGAAGATTATTTTGACTTTTTTAAGCAGCTATTAGTAGAAGAGTGTAGTCTTGAAGATATTCCGGTGGAATTAGAGGATTATTTTAATGTTTTTGATGAGTTTAATCCTGAGAATACAGATGGGCAAGTCGAGGCATTACAAGAGTTTATTAAGGTACTTAGTAATTTAGATCTTCGAAATCAACTAACCTATCTTTACGAGGAAGGGGTTATTTCTCAAGATGTTTTCATTAGGGATTTAACTGCTTTACAGGGGTTTGAAAAGGTGATTAAAAACCTTATAAATACTTGGGTTCGTTTTGAGCCCATAAAACCTGTAGAGTGGTTGGACAGTTTACACAAGGAACTAGTGAAGTTATTAAGTGAAGAGCAAACTGGTCTAAATAATAGGGATTATGGTGGAGTGAAGTTTTTAAATCCTGATTTAGCTAGAGGTCAAGATTATGATACTGTTTTTATCCTAGGTATTAATGAAGGAATTTTCCCTTCTAGTGGAAATGGAAATTATCTTTTTAATGCAGATGAGATTTTAGAGCTAGCTAAACTAAATATTAATTTAGGTACTCCCTTATGGGAACTACAAAGGGAAAAGATAAGGTTTAATGCATGTTTAGCAACTGCACGCAATAGGTTAAACGTATCATATAGGGTTACTGATGAAAATGGTGCTTTAATGATTCCATCTGGATTTATCAATGATTTTACGGCAATTTTAACTGAAGAATGTTGTGAGAAAGTTACCTTTTACTCTGTAAGTATGCGCAAACGGATGCGATATAATGTTGAGCCAGCTAGCAAAGTTGAGGCGATAAGAAAACTAAACACTAATCTTTGGAATAATGGCGATGTTCAGCTGATTAATGAATATGCATGGCTGGATAGCTCTTTTAAAGAAAAACTTCTTTATTCATCACGGGCAGCTTATATGGAGATTTCTAGGGAGTTTAATCCTGTTTTTGATGAGTTTGATGGTAGACTTAATAATCCTAAACTTTCACAGCAAGATGCTTGGTATGGTTTTAGTCCATCTCAATTAAATAGTTATGTTTATTGCCCTTTTAGATATTTTGCGGAAAGGGTTCTTAATCTTGATGATGATGAACAGGAACCACTAAGTGGTTTAAGTATAGGGCTTCTTTATCATGAGGTTTTAAAACAATATTATGAAGGTAAGGATGATCCAGAGGAAGTTGATATAGAACGGCTACAGGCTGTTTTTGATAGTGTAGAAAAAGATTTTGATTATGGAAATCAGCCACAAATAGTTAAAGATTATTATAGAAGTGAGCTTTTTAATACTATTAAGGCTTTTATATATCATGATGCTGATAATTTAACTAGGTATTTTGAAGCTACTGGTTTTAGGCTTAAGCCAGTGTTATTAGAAAAGTTTTTCCAAATTTACTTAGGTGATAATAAAATTAGAGGAGTAGCCGATAGGGTTGATTTGGAGTTTGATGATACAGGAAGCTTTACGGGTAGATATATTATTTATGATTATAAGAAGGGGAATGTAAAGACGATAAAGGAATGCATTGAAACAGAAGATTTTCAATTGCCTATTTATTATGCCGCATTTGATAATTATATAAAAAAGGAGTATGCAGTATCAAAAACTGAGTGTATAGCTCTTTTATATTACAGTATTGAGAAGTTAGAATGGAAAGGTATTATCCGTAAAGATATGAAGCTAGCCTTGTTTGAAAAGAGAAAAAGACCCCAGCTAATAGATGAAAATAATATGTATGTATTATTAGAGTGGGTAGAAGGTGAAGTATTGAAGACAATAGATGAGATTAAAAAGGGATTCTTTTCTCCTAAAGAGTGTCCCGCAACCTACTTTGTTTGTCCATATAATGGGATGTGTAGGTATGACAAGATAAGGTTTGAGGGTAAGGGGGTTTAA
- a CDS encoding phosphodiester glycosidase family protein, which translates to MLFKIKLFTLFSLFVVMPFLGVGLAYAQFQHFTLNEMEDIYIKDDAFQEDAYKISNELVDLGEAIGNLSNHTEASYQLINYIHSNAYEELQEYRKQHSSLQELLEQSDKQSQMSSEMLDYLLANMLGDPIGQTFGDKSTTKVYSLEEVGYRGYMAKVRLHDIEALELVLAQDKVEPSPGETTREAAERNDAILAVNAGGFYWHDGGLVTLGTTVVDGEIVSFSPDTSLSFVGFNDSGQLVGGFFETREEISEHNILHGSSFLPTLLKDGEKQPIPEDWANTRQPRTMIGHFTNGDLLFIVIDGRREGWSSGVTLEEAQEKLIEFNVRDAYNLDGGDSSTFYYDGDVLNKPSDGERRVKTNIIIKP; encoded by the coding sequence GTGCTTTTTAAGATAAAATTATTTACTTTATTTAGTTTATTTGTCGTAATGCCATTTTTAGGTGTTGGTTTGGCATATGCTCAGTTTCAACACTTTACACTAAATGAAATGGAAGACATATACATAAAGGATGACGCGTTTCAAGAAGATGCTTATAAAATATCAAATGAATTGGTTGATTTAGGTGAAGCTATTGGAAATCTGTCTAATCATACTGAAGCTTCATACCAGTTAATAAATTATATCCATAGTAATGCCTATGAAGAATTGCAAGAATATAGAAAACAACATTCGTCATTGCAGGAATTACTTGAACAATCAGACAAACAAAGCCAAATGTCTTCTGAGATGCTGGATTATTTGCTGGCTAATATGCTTGGGGACCCTATAGGACAAACCTTTGGTGATAAATCTACAACCAAAGTCTATTCTCTAGAAGAGGTAGGATATCGTGGTTATATGGCTAAGGTGCGCTTGCATGACATAGAGGCATTAGAATTAGTGTTAGCTCAGGACAAGGTAGAACCTAGCCCTGGGGAGACAACTCGAGAAGCTGCAGAGCGAAATGATGCGATATTAGCGGTGAATGCTGGTGGCTTTTATTGGCATGATGGTGGGCTTGTTACCCTAGGTACTACAGTGGTAGATGGGGAGATTGTATCATTTTCACCTGATACTAGTTTAAGTTTTGTTGGATTTAATGATAGTGGACAATTAGTAGGTGGTTTTTTTGAAACCAGAGAAGAGATAAGTGAGCACAACATTTTGCATGGTTCTAGTTTCTTACCAACTTTATTAAAAGATGGTGAAAAGCAACCTATACCTGAAGATTGGGCCAATACTAGGCAGCCTCGTACTATGATTGGTCATTTCACCAATGGAGATTTACTTTTTATTGTTATTGATGGAAGAAGAGAAGGCTGGAGTAGTGGAGTAACGTTAGAAGAAGCACAGGAAAAGCTAATTGAGTTTAATGTTCGTGATGCCTATAATCTAGATGGAGGAGACTCTAGTACTTTCTACTATGATGGTGATGTTTTAAACAAACCTTCTGATGGTGAAAGAAGGGTGAAAACCAATATTATTATAAAGCCTTAG